From the genome of Bacteroidales bacterium WCE2008, one region includes:
- a CDS encoding methionine synthase (B12-dependent), producing MKRNGLDILRNRPLILDGAMGTMIQRFNLTEEDFHGGPFVGISKDLKGNNECLNLTRPEVISEIHKEYIRAGADIIETNTFSANRISQAEYDCIGFAGEMALRGAQIARAAADEAMAEDPSRKVYVAGSVGPTSKSLSLAPDISDPGFRPYSFDDMAEAYGEQLENLIKGGVDVILIETCFDALNTKAVLYALQKVSDTMGAIVSVSVSDRSGRTLTGQTMEAYYTSIRHFPLAAFGLNCSLGADELLPLISEVAAFSDVPVICYPNAGLPNEMGGYDQSPEQMADHVRKMAGKVNIIGGCCGTTPDHIRAVRDAVLATGETHTVPEPSKGLKVSGLEPYLIDSRNNFTNIGERTNVAGSRKFAKLIAAGDYETALQIAADQIENGAGIIDINMDDAMLDSTVEMQKFLRYISNDPAVAKAALMIDSSHWETILAGLKNAQGKCIVNSISLKEGEETFLRKAQEIHRFGAAMVVMAFDEEGQATTYDRKVAICRRAYGLLTKAGIPPTDIIFDCNILSIGTGIDEHARYAIDFIEAVRWIKQNLPGAYTSGGVSNLSFAFRGNNPVREAMHSAFLYHAIAAGLDMGIVNPGMLQVYDDIEPELLRCVEDVIMDKDPGATERLIEKAQKILAEKQDQAAGGAVQAAPVQAATPEERIMENLVKGKNIGLAEDVLDCYKRYGTAVQVIEGPLMAGMERVGELFGAGKMFLPQVVKSARTMRDAVAILEPYMEAGEAESSSSAKPKIVIATVKGDVHDIGKNITSIVLGCNGFEMTDLGVMVDKETILDEAQRQNADIVAVSGLITPSLYQMEEICREMTARGMDTPLLIGGATTSALHTAVKLAPLYDHVFYGPDASASAVMAKRCIIDREAFEAEEHAAQAKLRALYDKGSKKETAAAEPNRYPKESFLRKEDCSLENMPATELEPGKILPFFDWQMFLAIWGIRYGKADMNDPEIAEIMAEAKDMLDWMTANRDYKIRIAMRFDEVWSEGDTICSEAYRLPMLRQEKPAPGSDRLVSMADYAPPADMGIKTPFGMFAISVSAMKHPEGCCCPCCRPSGYRQLTLKKDSPLLERTLRLTLAEAASLWLDKEMQSKVPQGFRTSRPAAGYASCPDHTLKKDILSLLPDVGITLTESYAMVPDASICGFIVAHPEAGYPEIHKISEEQYMRYAKARGMGPEQARQFLGNLL from the coding sequence ACAATGATTCAGCGGTTCAACCTGACTGAAGAAGACTTCCATGGAGGACCTTTCGTCGGCATATCCAAAGACCTCAAAGGCAACAACGAATGCCTCAATCTCACCCGTCCTGAAGTCATCTCCGAAATCCACAAAGAATACATACGCGCAGGAGCCGACATAATCGAGACCAACACCTTCAGCGCCAACCGGATCTCGCAGGCCGAGTACGACTGCATCGGGTTCGCCGGAGAGATGGCCCTTCGCGGAGCGCAGATCGCCCGGGCGGCGGCGGACGAAGCCATGGCCGAAGACCCGTCCCGTAAGGTCTATGTCGCCGGCAGCGTCGGACCGACATCCAAGTCGCTGTCGCTCGCTCCTGATATCAGCGATCCCGGCTTCCGGCCATACAGTTTCGACGACATGGCCGAGGCATACGGAGAGCAGCTCGAGAATCTCATAAAAGGCGGCGTCGACGTCATTCTGATAGAGACATGTTTCGACGCCCTCAACACAAAAGCCGTCCTCTACGCCCTCCAGAAGGTCTCCGACACCATGGGTGCCATAGTCTCGGTATCGGTCAGCGACCGCAGCGGCCGAACCCTTACCGGCCAGACCATGGAAGCCTACTACACTTCGATCCGTCACTTCCCTCTCGCCGCATTCGGCCTCAACTGCTCTCTCGGAGCGGATGAACTGCTGCCGCTCATAAGCGAAGTGGCCGCCTTCAGCGACGTGCCTGTCATCTGTTACCCGAATGCCGGCCTTCCCAACGAGATGGGCGGCTACGACCAGAGTCCGGAGCAGATGGCTGACCATGTCAGGAAGATGGCCGGCAAGGTCAATATAATCGGAGGCTGCTGCGGCACTACTCCCGACCATATACGGGCCGTCAGGGATGCCGTCCTCGCCACAGGAGAGACGCATACCGTACCGGAGCCGTCCAAGGGCCTGAAAGTAAGCGGTCTGGAACCATATCTGATCGACAGCCGCAACAATTTCACCAATATCGGAGAGCGCACCAACGTCGCCGGCTCGAGGAAATTCGCGAAACTGATTGCGGCCGGAGATTATGAGACCGCCCTGCAGATCGCGGCCGACCAGATAGAGAACGGGGCCGGAATAATAGACATAAACATGGACGACGCGATGCTGGATTCGACAGTCGAGATGCAGAAATTCCTGCGCTATATCTCCAACGATCCGGCAGTGGCGAAGGCCGCCCTGATGATCGACTCCTCCCACTGGGAGACAATTCTGGCTGGCCTGAAGAATGCCCAGGGAAAATGCATAGTCAACTCCATCTCCCTGAAGGAGGGAGAGGAAACCTTCCTCCGGAAAGCGCAGGAGATCCACCGTTTCGGAGCTGCGATGGTAGTCATGGCTTTCGACGAAGAGGGCCAGGCGACCACATACGACCGCAAGGTCGCAATCTGCCGCAGGGCCTATGGACTGCTGACAAAAGCCGGAATCCCGCCGACAGACATCATATTCGACTGTAACATCCTTTCGATCGGTACCGGCATCGACGAGCATGCCCGCTACGCCATCGACTTCATAGAGGCCGTCCGATGGATCAAGCAGAATCTTCCGGGAGCCTACACCTCCGGCGGAGTCTCCAACCTGTCCTTCGCTTTCAGAGGCAACAACCCTGTCCGCGAGGCGATGCACTCGGCATTTCTGTACCATGCAATCGCAGCCGGACTCGACATGGGCATCGTCAATCCGGGAATGCTTCAGGTCTATGATGACATCGAGCCGGAACTGCTGCGCTGCGTCGAGGACGTAATCATGGACAAGGACCCCGGGGCGACTGAAAGGCTCATCGAGAAGGCCCAGAAGATTCTTGCGGAGAAGCAGGACCAAGCCGCAGGCGGTGCGGTCCAGGCCGCGCCGGTGCAGGCCGCGACTCCGGAAGAAAGGATTATGGAGAACCTGGTCAAAGGAAAGAATATCGGTCTGGCGGAGGATGTGCTGGACTGTTACAAGAGATACGGTACGGCGGTGCAGGTCATTGAGGGCCCGCTGATGGCGGGGATGGAGAGAGTCGGAGAGCTTTTCGGCGCCGGCAAGATGTTCCTGCCGCAGGTCGTAAAGTCCGCAAGGACAATGCGCGACGCCGTGGCCATCCTGGAGCCGTATATGGAGGCCGGAGAGGCCGAGAGCAGCTCCAGCGCCAAACCGAAGATCGTGATCGCCACCGTCAAGGGCGATGTCCATGATATCGGCAAGAATATAACCTCGATCGTCCTCGGGTGCAACGGATTCGAGATGACGGACCTCGGAGTGATGGTCGACAAGGAGACTATCCTGGACGAGGCCCAGAGGCAGAATGCCGACATAGTCGCCGTCAGCGGCCTGATTACTCCTTCGCTGTACCAGATGGAGGAGATATGCCGGGAGATGACGGCCAGGGGGATGGATACCCCGCTGCTGATAGGCGGCGCGACGACCTCCGCCCTCCATACGGCAGTCAAGCTCGCGCCTCTGTATGACCATGTATTCTATGGCCCCGATGCTTCGGCGAGCGCCGTGATGGCGAAGCGTTGCATAATCGACCGGGAGGCGTTCGAAGCGGAGGAACATGCCGCCCAGGCAAAGCTCCGGGCCCTGTATGACAAAGGTTCGAAGAAGGAGACTGCAGCCGCCGAGCCGAACCGTTATCCTAAGGAGTCTTTCCTTCGCAAGGAAGACTGCTCGCTGGAGAATATGCCGGCTACGGAGCTGGAGCCGGGAAAGATACTGCCGTTCTTCGACTGGCAGATGTTCCTGGCAATCTGGGGCATACGCTACGGGAAGGCGGACATGAACGATCCGGAGATAGCGGAGATCATGGCCGAAGCCAAGGATATGCTGGACTGGATGACTGCGAACCGGGACTACAAGATCCGGATCGCGATGCGGTTCGACGAAGTCTGGAGCGAAGGCGACACGATCTGCTCCGAGGCATACAGGCTGCCGATGCTGCGTCAGGAGAAGCCGGCGCCAGGATCGGACAGGCTGGTATCGATGGCGGATTATGCGCCGCCTGCGGATATGGGCATAAAGACTCCTTTCGGAATGTTTGCCATATCGGTCTCGGCGATGAAGCATCCTGAGGGATGCTGTTGCCCGTGCTGCAGGCCTTCGGGCTACAGGCAGCTGACGTTGAAGAAGGACAGTCCGCTGCTGGAGAGGACACTGAGGCTGACCCTGGCCGAGGCGGCGTCGCTGTGGCTGGACAAGGAGATGCAGAGCAAAGTACCTCAGGGCTTCAGGACTTCGCGGCCGGCTGCCGGTTATGCGAGCTGCCCTGACCATACGTTGAAGAAAGACATACTGTCGCTGCTGCCTGACGTCGGGATAACCCTGACGGAGAGCTATGCGATGGTCCCGGACGCTTCGATCTGCGGCTTCATAGTCGCCCATCCCGAGGCGGGTTATCCGGAAATACATAAAATATCAGAGGAGCAGTACATGCGCTATGCCAAGGCCCGCGGAATGGGGCCGGAACAGGCGCGTCAGTTCCTCGGCAACCTTTTGTAA